A region from the Pseudonocardia petroleophila genome encodes:
- the crcB gene encoding fluoride efflux transporter CrcB, which produces MTTAPLTGQAPALAAVAAGGALGALGRHGLGLALPHPVGSFPWATFAVNVTGCLLIGVLVVLVTERREAHPLVRPLLGTGVLGGYTTFSTYAVDAHQVLGAGRLVAAGAYIVGTLVAALVATWLGLRLTRLAVGLPR; this is translated from the coding sequence ATGACCACCGCACCCCTCACCGGGCAGGCGCCCGCGCTGGCGGCAGTCGCCGCAGGCGGGGCGCTGGGGGCGCTCGGCCGCCACGGGCTGGGGCTCGCGCTGCCGCACCCGGTCGGCTCGTTCCCGTGGGCGACGTTCGCCGTCAATGTCACCGGGTGCCTGCTCATCGGCGTGCTGGTCGTGCTGGTCACCGAGCGCCGGGAGGCGCACCCGCTGGTCCGCCCGCTGCTCGGCACCGGGGTGCTCGGCGGGTACACCACCTTCTCCACCTACGCCGTCGACGCGCACCAGGTGCTGGGCGCCGGACGCCTCGTCGCGGCCGGGGCGTACATCGTCGGCACGCTGGTCGCGGCGCTCGTCGCCACCTGGCTGGGGCTGCGGCTGACCCGCCTGGCCGTGGGGCTCCCCCGGTGA
- the crcB gene encoding fluoride efflux transporter CrcB → MTALLVVLGAAVGAPLRYATDRIVQARHSTGLPWGTFVVNAVGSFVLGLVVGASASPEVTALVGTGFCGALTTYSTFALETVALGERRRRGAAVANAVGSVVAGLAAAGLGLLLGGALT, encoded by the coding sequence GTGACCGCGCTGCTGGTGGTGCTCGGGGCGGCCGTCGGGGCGCCGCTGCGCTACGCGACCGACCGGATCGTGCAGGCGCGGCACTCCACCGGGCTGCCGTGGGGCACGTTCGTCGTCAACGCGGTCGGGTCGTTCGTCCTGGGTCTCGTGGTGGGCGCGAGCGCCTCCCCCGAGGTGACCGCGCTGGTCGGCACCGGGTTCTGCGGCGCGCTCACGACCTACTCGACCTTCGCCCTCGAGACGGTGGCGCTCGGCGAGCGGCGGCGCCGCGGCGCGGCGGTCGCCAACGCCGTCGGCTCGGTGGTGGCGGGCCTCGCCGCGGCCGGTCTCGGCCTGCTGCTCGGCGGCGCCCTCACCTGA